From the Paenibacillus sp. MMS20-IR301 genome, the window GGATATCAGGTATCCGTGCGCGGGCATTTTTATAGAACAGACATAGCTGCTTTTGGCATAGTTCTATAATCTTTAACGGTTCTTCTCGAAAGCATCATTAATTTCATAAGCCTGACGGATATCAAGCTTCTCCACATCTGCAGCCAGGCGCAGAATAACGGTCTTGTAATCAATCGTGATATGCGGGTGATGATCAAATGCCTCTGATATTGCGGCAACCTCGTCTACAAAAGCAATGCCCTTCATATATTCGCCAAACATATATTTGCGCACCATCGTATTCTGCTCCAGCCTCCAGCCGTCCAGCTTGCCGATCTGCTCCAGCAGTTCTTCCTCTGTATATTGCATTTTGTTCCCTCCCTACCTTAGTTGGCCCTCAAAATAAACATCCCTCAGCTTCTGAAGTCCAAGGGATGTGCCAGGCTAAAGATTTTTTTCGATTTAATGTATTCTCAAATCCCGGCGAATAGTACTTCTCACCTCAAGTTTAACATGGGCCGAGGGCTGCGGACAAACCCGGCTCCCGGGGACGCCTCCGTGCTACACCAGAACAACCGATGCCAGATCCTCATCACCGAGCAGAATATTGATCCGGTGTGTATCCTTATCGTACATGACAACTCCGCTTCCGACCTTGATTACAGGCTCATTGCCCAAGGCATAGAACAGATCCTCCGCAAGTGCTTCCCAAACCTCCTGCTTCGACTCCTCAGGCAGATTTGCCCACTCATCCGGCTCCATCTCAAAGAAAATATACCCGTCGGAAATCCGCCCGACCGCACCGGTCAAATCTGTTAATATTTCACTGTAATCTCTGCCATGCTTTACTCCCACGTCAATCACTCCGTTTTCTTCACTGATGAATAATAACTTACCTTATCTATTATAGCCGAAAAAATCACTTCACAAAAAAGGGAATGCTGTCGATAAATAAGAATATACGTAATTCGGTTACGTGCAGTGTGTCCCTCCGCGGTTCAAGGATGATTAACGCGGAATATCCGGATCACTTTCAATTCTCATGGACGAGGTGCATAAATGGAAATTTCAACAATACTAGGCTTAGTCTTTGGTCTAATCGCAGTAGTCTGGGGGATGGTACTCAAGCACGCTCCACTGACAAGCTTGAATAACCCGGCGGCCTATGTCATTATCTTTCTCGGTACGGCAGCGTCGATCTTCATGGCCTTTCCTATGTCTGAAGTCAAAAACTTCCCTAAACTAATAAAAATCCTTATTGTAAAGAAAAAAATGGTCGGCAAGGGCGAACTGATTACTATGTTTATGGAATGGGCCTCCATCACCCGCCGCGAAGGGCTGCTGGCTCTGGAATCCAATGTTGATCAGATCGAGGATGCCTTTCTCCGCAACGGCATGCGGATGATTATTGATGGTAACGACCAGGAATTTGTCCGCGATGTTCTTATGGAAGACATTCACGCTACGGAAGACAGACATAAGGCCGGAGCCCTGATCTTCTCGCAAGCCGGAATGTACGCCCCTACACTCGGGGTACTCGGGGCCGTTATCGGGCTGATTGCCGCCCTGGGGGATATGAGTAACATGGATGTCCTGGCCCACGCGATTGCCGGAGCATTCATTGCCACTCTGCTCGGTATATTCACCGGTTATGTAATGTGGCACCCGATGTCCAATAAGCTTAAGCGGATCTCCAAACGTGAGATTGAAGTCCGCCTGATGATGGTGGAAGGCCTCTTATCCATTCAATCCGGGGTATCCACTATAGCAATTAACCAGAAACTGTCCGTCTTCCTGACCCCGTCCGAACGTGCTAAGTTGAGCGAGAAAGAGGGTTCCGCAAATGAGCAAAAAGACTAGGCATGAGGAGCACGAAGAGCATGCCGATGAATCCTGGCTGCTGCCCTATTCCGACCTGATGACCCTGCTCGTTGCCTTGTTCCTCGTTATGTATGCCATGAGTGCCACTGATGCCCAGAAGTTTGAACAGATGGCCCAGGCCTTCAATTCAGCGCTTAGCGGCGGCGGCGGCGTACTGGAGTTCCGCTCGGACTCGCCTACCAGTACTCAACTCGACCAAGGTAATAAGGATAAAATGAATAATGTTATAGATAAAAATACAGGTACCGCCGAGATCTCCAAACTTCGTGCCAAAGAGCAGGAGGATCTGGAGAAGCTCAAGCAGCAATTCGATTCCTATATTAAGAAGAATGGCATGTCTGATCTGCTCAGTACCAAACTGAACCAGTCCCAGCTGATGATCACCATCAGCGATAATGCCCTGTTTGCTTCAGGACAGGCAGTGGTTAAGGATGAATCACGCCAGCTGGCCAAGTCTATCTCAACCATGCTGCAGCAGTTTCCCGATTATGATGTACTGGTGCAGGGGCATACAGATAACATCCCGATTTCCAACAGCATCTATTCCTCCAACTGGGATCTCAGTGTAGCCCGTGCTCTTCAGTTCATGAAGATCCTGCTGCTTAATCCCAATCTGGACCCGGTCAAGTTCAGTCCGATCGGCTATGGTGAATACCATCCTATTTCTGAGAACACAACAGCTGCCGGGCGCGCCAAGAACCGCCGTGTAGAAGTCTCGATTCTCCGTAAATATAAAGATGCTACAACTGAGACCACCGATATTTCTGATGTTCCTGCTGCTGCGGATAAATAATACCGTTAAACTTAGCTTATCATACAGAAAGAGCTGTTCCCTTGGCCCCTTTAATCGGCCTCCGGAACAGCTCTTTGTTTCATCGCCCGTTCACTTCAACTCTATAGCAGCTGGTAGTCCAGCATCGCTCCTAGCTCCTGCTTCTCCTGCGGTGACAGCTCACGCCATTCCCCGGTCTTCAGTGCTCCCAGGTGAATATTCATCACGCGGATACGCTGCAGACGTCTTACCTCGTAACCGAATGCGCTGCACATCCGGCGGATCTGCCGGTTTTTGCCTTCCGTCAGAATAATGCGGAAGACCCGCTCGCTGATTCGCGTCACTCTACACGGAAGCGTCTTGCTGCCCAGAATCTTCACACCGGTAGACATGCCTGTAAGGAAGGAAGGGGTGACCGGCCGGTCCACTGTAACTACGTACTCCTTTTCATGCCTGCCTTCTGCACGTAATATTTTGTTAACAATATCCCCGTCATTCGTCAGCAGAATTAATCCTTCTGAATCCTTGTCCAGCCGTCCGATCGGGAAGATGCGCTCT encodes:
- a CDS encoding 4a-hydroxytetrahydrobiopterin dehydratase → MQYTEEELLEQIGKLDGWRLEQNTMVRKYMFGEYMKGIAFVDEVAAISEAFDHHPHITIDYKTVILRLAADVEKLDIRQAYEINDAFEKNR
- the motA gene encoding flagellar motor stator protein MotA, translating into MEISTILGLVFGLIAVVWGMVLKHAPLTSLNNPAAYVIIFLGTAASIFMAFPMSEVKNFPKLIKILIVKKKMVGKGELITMFMEWASITRREGLLALESNVDQIEDAFLRNGMRMIIDGNDQEFVRDVLMEDIHATEDRHKAGALIFSQAGMYAPTLGVLGAVIGLIAALGDMSNMDVLAHAIAGAFIATLLGIFTGYVMWHPMSNKLKRISKREIEVRLMMVEGLLSIQSGVSTIAINQKLSVFLTPSERAKLSEKEGSANEQKD
- the motB gene encoding flagellar motor protein MotB, with product MSKKTRHEEHEEHADESWLLPYSDLMTLLVALFLVMYAMSATDAQKFEQMAQAFNSALSGGGGVLEFRSDSPTSTQLDQGNKDKMNNVIDKNTGTAEISKLRAKEQEDLEKLKQQFDSYIKKNGMSDLLSTKLNQSQLMITISDNALFASGQAVVKDESRQLAKSISTMLQQFPDYDVLVQGHTDNIPISNSIYSSNWDLSVARALQFMKILLLNPNLDPVKFSPIGYGEYHPISENTTAAGRAKNRRVEVSILRKYKDATTETTDISDVPAAADK
- a CDS encoding pseudouridine synthase, with product MRINKFISETGYCSRREADKLVEGGRVTINGEPALLGSQAEAGDIVLIDGKRLETGSRVVYIALNKPVGITSTTEGHIQGNIVDFIGHEERIFPIGRLDKDSEGLILLTNDGDIVNKILRAEGRHEKEYVVTVDRPVTPSFLTGMSTGVKILGSKTLPCRVTRISERVFRIILTEGKNRQIRRMCSAFGYEVRRLQRIRVMNIHLGALKTGEWRELSPQEKQELGAMLDYQLL